The segment cagaaatcccgaaacaacaatggaggacagaatcaccgttgctgtctgtggttactcggagctgtacaatacatctttggacttctgtataaacaggaataaaaaggatttggctaggaagaaagtgagtgaagtggtcggacaatctggttagttttaaaaaacgctctttactcaatttgacctacatatacatacatattgagaccacaagcaagctaaagctggcaaattgagctcattcaactattttacaactactttcccgctgacgagtggcagaagcccctcccatgacgcgaattcgcgtctgttgtgaagaaaatgtcacgtgCGCGAATAAACTCAAATGTTTtttccggtgtgaacgcaccataagagtTTTGCGTAGTAAGTTACGTTAGAGTTTCTGTGAATAGACACGCAGGCTACGAGTAATCAGGATCAAGCGGTCTTTTGCAGTGCAATATTGACACATACTCATTACTCACATTAAAACACTGAATATTCCTGTCAGATCAGTTACTGatgaagcagtgttgttttaaaaAATCAAACTCCCTGCAAATGCAATGTTTAAACTTTTTGTTTACACAAGAATTGCGTCGAAGTGAACAGACATGCTACATTTAACTCACATCAGCTAAAACATCtaattacatataatatataaagacaCGTTAATTACACGACTCACCAATTCACATATTCCAGAGGAAATGTTGACCAAAAAGACATTTTCACTAAAAATTGAATATAACTTAGACAGGAAAAGGCTGTAACGTAATTACAACAGGCATACCTTTACCGATTAGCAAACCAAAACGAACCGAGATAGATTATACTTTTTAATACTGTTAATGTAATGTGAAACGCCAAATTTGGTATATTTTAGCATTTGTTGATGTACAGTATTagtttcatacattaaaaacCCACAAACATACCTTTTCTGTCGTCGCTGAAGGACGGTTGTTCCTTAGGTGATTCAAAATGGCCCCAAAGGTAGCGCTTGGATCGTCGAGTAGGGGGAGTGGCTTactctcttaactgtcacttgatTGGATAAAATCAGTAACCCAATGTTGGGTTACACAAAAACAACCCAACACTGAGTAAAACAACCCAaataaatgacccaacaggcttaacccagcagttgggttaaaaaaacaagccaacatttttacagtgtatattcaGAGGTATCTTTGTATGTACGTATACCCgactattattattactcttgtttctttttttgtaagaaaaataggaCAATAATTTGTAACAGTTTTTTATTCTTCAACAACGATTGTTTTACAATAAAGTTTAAACCTAAattgaggcactgacaaatgacggtcattgcgacatggCAAAGTGATGGTGCTagggagccatgtgcttttttattttttttttataggtttaacattagattaacagctcggaTTATACGCTACTTTGACATGAGACATAGAAGACCGGAAATGCTAAAAATTTAGTCAGGCGTGACTTCCGCGTTCAGAAAAAAGGTCTACAAGACAATCCTAAaagacaattcctaatacagtcctttaggaatggttccaaaatatgattatTAAAGCCTTCCTCAAAACCGCCAATGTTGGTAGTAGAAATGAGCAAGTAACTGatgtgtgcaaattaaatccatacacactgatgttaaaatgctaacagtgtcCTTTTATATGCTTCAACCAAAAAAACTGTGTACTTCCTGTAAGATCTCTCTTCAATTCATGACattcaaatgtgaagttcttacaccGTAGACAAGAGTCCATTTGTCCATAGTCCATATTTCAAGTTGACacggtaaagtgtaccatggacaaaacacattgctttaaaatgtgaattagaattgCATTGTAGAAGCCCTGTATAGGATTCCATTTGGAACCCTTAATAAGGCTTCTTTTTATTATGAATCTTCATGTGCTTGCCAAGGCTtactttttgaatgaaactctttccacactgtttgcacgtgtaaggcttctctccagtgtgaattctcatgtgtctgttaaggttttctttaaaagcaaaactctttccacactgtttgcacgtgtaaggcttctctccagtgtggattctcatgtgtctgttaaggttatCTTTACaagcaaaactctttccacactgtttgcacatgtaaggcttctctccagtgtgaattctcatgtgtttgttaaggctttctttacgagtgaaattttctccacactgttggcaggtaaaaaagctctccaaagtgtgaatacgcatgtggtatttaagttttaattttctgcagaaactttttccacattttctccaggtgtaaggcttctctctagtgtgaactctcatgtggatgttaaggtgtcctttttgagtgaaactctttccacacagtttgcatgtagaaggcttctctccagtgtgaattctcatgtgtctgttaaggcatcctttacgagcgaaactctttccacactgttggcacgtgtaaggcttctctccagtgtgaattctcatgtgtgtgttaaggtttcctttacgagtgaaattttctccacactgttggcagttaAAAAGGCTCTCCAAAGTGTGAATACACATGTGGTTTTTAAGTTTCAATTTTCtgcagaaactttttccacattttctccaggtgtaaggcttctctccagtgtgaactctcatgtgaatgttaaagtgtcctttttgactgaaactttttccacactgtttgcatgtgtaaggcttctctccagtgtgaactctcatgtgaatgttaaagtgtcctttttgactgaaactttttccacactgtttgcatgtgtaaggcttttctccagtgtgaattctcatgtgccttttaaggttttcttttagagtgaaactgtgtccacactgaaagcaagtgaaattactcctagttcctgtattttgtgctcttttttgtttagaagtatttgcagactctaaggaacaaactgatttttctccagatacaaaatcatgaagattctcaaactgatctttctcttcggtttcattcagtacttccttCTCCTCTTTCAGCGTTGTTAGGTCtacggtggaaaaacaaagaaataaacgttaaccccagtttaatggcacaaagcaactgGCATCATAGAAATCTTATGCTTGCACTAGATCCTATACCATGGTGTCCAAACCCGATCCTGGTCGGCTGGTTTCCTACAGTGTTTAAGTTGGCctttatacaattaattaaaggtcctatatcgtacacatttctggaggtttattttatttgttgatgtccttaagaatatatatttgcggtataagtgccaaaatccatctcaatatatttttacagctccttttttaggagctctgtcaaaaacaggtcgattttggcccatctaattaatattcatgagcctctcttctgattggcctgttgttttctgagtgacgcacaaccaggccaatcacaggtaactacggtcatgtatgctgtaagcgtaagcgagctcagagcaatagagagagctgatactcaacgggatattttagaatgatcattaatgttttttcttttacaaacaccgaatgcagtaggctacataactgttgctttagtaaagcccctttcacaatgcgcgctgattctggaaaattacgggaactgtgtgaaccaaagccagaacctaaaggcagtgttgtagtaatgatgcacgttatcaagcgactcttcacaacgaaaaataacgttacgtgcaaagtggaatgaagcagcgatcatcaggcagagccagctcctcactatcagcgctgaagcacagtttgttcaggttagtttcagtttagtgaaacgtacgcgtcgcattacatctcacatccaaacgtcacatgtctttatggtttgtgtgtaaagcacgcacagattccggaaaacaaagttctgtgaatgaaccaaattaaacaattccggaacaaatcgtgtatttaccggaatcgctgtgtgaaagaggctgaagttgacgtgccgctggtctcttatattaacgttgttctgaagcctgtgtaatgatcgtagcttgacatctatagactgaacagggttttctccacttgttttcctgttgttgttgctcaatggaatggatgcgttgttgtctgggggtttgacaaaaggagggtgggacgttggtttgtgactgaaggcggtgacttgagtcgatcggacgtcacatcgttacggaagtcacagctgctagtgaaaatgaacagctactttaagcaggctgtgtgcagtttactgtggattgactgttttgaaactcatatggtagttagatagcccctagaccttagttatcatgaaaaaagccaggaaattttgattttgacgatatgggacctttaaaaaaaaaatccagataatCTAATGATAGTGTTTAGGAAATCTATATAGACTGATCTCTACTATTTTATGTATCCTAGGGGATAAAAATCATCAAATTGAATTCAAAGAGATGAGGGAAAATAAGAGAAAAAACTCCCCGTTTAActatcaaataataaaaaaataaacttctgaGTTTTTATTTAGGGGGCAGTTATGTTAGCCAATTATAAAAATGGGCTGTTCCACTGatcttttaaatggaaaacaaccCAAAACTGACTGTCACAGGATGTTCACTCATAAATCACTaaactttttctgtaaaaaactttagtaatattataattacactTTAGGAATAGGAAATAGTTTTGCACCAGTTGAAAGAGAAACAGTCAAGTATGGtgaattgtgctctgcatttaatccaTCGAAGTGCATACACAACaggaacacacacctggagctcCTTATGCCCATAAAGTGGGCCAATCACAATGTTGCATGAACAGTCTGTGCATCTGACTGATGGCCtgcaagtacgttttcatatttaaagaattcagtactgacttttCAAACACGAGTTTGCACGTATGCAACAAATGCctagtttataatgggttttgtAATTTCTGTCTCGATGCGCCAAGAAATGGTATCACAACATGGTTAGGGGTGTAACATTTCcaacacacgcttgaggtatccgGCCAATTCCAAAGCATGgatagctgaccaatcagaaaacacctcggtttccatcaacagtGAGTTTTGTGGAAATCAAAGCGTTTTAGAAAGggagggcagagaggagcaacaataatgtacagtatgtggaaaataacatgtttttaaacctcaaactgcataaacacatcacCATTTGATGCTAAAAAGTGAATAACAAGTCAACCATAAGATTACTATTGTTTGGAATGTTTAAGCGCAGTTACTAAAAAATATTACGTTTATTTCTTGGTAAGACACATTTGACAGCAAAGCACTAAACTTGAGTCAGGAGGCATGCAAAATTTCAATTTCGTTGAAAAGTTCTTGAATTTCTCTCCCAAAATGTCCAAACCCTGAAACTAATGATGTAATAGCATTGGACATGACTTTAGCtaacactgtttctgcatcagctgtgtttgatctgttcataaaagaattcagtaacactttctttgaagcccatatttataatgcattataagggtaTGCTTAAGGCACTATAATGAattcataatgcattataaaaaatgtatagtatgttgtatcataaaactgttttaatgtattgtagtGATGTGATTAAGCGTGTGATtatctcctcatagttataacataagtCTCATATATTACCATGTTACGCATGTCACCCTCCTGGAAGCATACAAAGAgcatgtaataataataacaataataatatctaTCAAAGAGCCAAAAGTTACTGTATCAGATGAATGGATAACATGACACGTTTGTATTATTAgttagattattttgatggtaccctttagacagcttttgataagtaactattcaactgcatgacagctagcaataattattagtagtagtatgctaaatatattctaacactgtattttaatggttccccaaaagacaaaactgatatgtaactttgcaagtttgtgaaccttctacctagccaaaccttaacctaagtcgaataatactattaataaaggagtgttagtgtagttggaaagttgcttctAGTCAGTAGACCAGGGGGCCTatcataataaaatgaaatataatgtaaaaaaaaaaattgtaataggatatagtccattaaaaattgcgtagatttaatatgccgcccattgtgtctaataaataatcataatcttaaaaagttagaaccccaaatactcaagtactttagtatattgtaattgttatgattatttatgtGAACATATTataagatttaaattttttttttttatgatgcattcattacaatgccttagaaatatcttataatgtattataaataggggcttcatagaaaatgttaccaaaaattctgtgcagaattagggatgcaccgatatgtatCGACCGATCACttgcgttttgtcagtaaagccggttctgtaatcagcggtaaatgccatcaggtgcgtgatttcacgttgagccgtatatactacacacagccgttgttcactgacgagctgcgcacattcacactgataatgcacattgatttgcgcagctcgtcggtaaacaacgtctgtgtgtagtatatacggctcaacgtgaaatcacgcacctgatggcatttaccgctgattacaggctttactgacaaaacgcgcaagcattatcgaCCGATTCATATTGGTGCATCCCTATGCagaatttaaatgtttcttactaGATCTGGAAGTGCTTTTGCTGCCCCATCTATACTTTAACTGACTGATTTGCTTTAAATAttgtttctattacaatttaCTAAATCTAGCAGCTTGAAACTCATtattaataaaactttgaaataatgtaccacaaacagtcattaaagatgaatgaagattaaacaccaacctccttgttccggttttattctcaaaggttctggtttctcctgttttattctcaaagattctggttcctcttgttttattctcaaaggttctggtacactcatgttctcctcactctccactttaataaacatcttcacagcagcagatctcagatcagcagatacttctccagatattcctgctcgcTTCCAAACCTAGTCACAGCTATGAGGATGAGGATATTACAGATATTTACTGACTGgattcaaaaactgtattttttttctgtttacagaaactTTCTCACAGGCTGAACTAAAACagaatcacaacaaaacaacagagagcagtGCAACcaatcttcttcttcttaggtttaatggtgtttgtcaaacagaagtgtgtgtgttagtgccacccgctggactggagtgtgaagcgccGAAAGAAGGGAAAATATTACGGGGAAATGACTGACTTGTGAATACACAATGtgcgctatttaaaaaaaaaaaaaaacgatctgcacaaataaatgaaaatgacttacaattaagactcacatcatggtatttgatcagcatcaacagtctttgtcagtgaatattaaaggagaaaaaaagaaaaaaatatgctttcctacaatatacaaaaaagtatttaacccacaatgccccaacctcagtctacagtttaactgagtccctacatgatggacaagtacaaaaacatttgtttctaactTTAGATTGAACAGAAAAATGTGTCTACCCTTGATGTCCTTTTGCCATCCTCTCTGCCATTCCTTTATTAAACTTGATGACCTTTTCAGCATCTTTATTGGCAAAAAC is part of the Garra rufa chromosome 1, GarRuf1.0, whole genome shotgun sequence genome and harbors:
- the LOC141340360 gene encoding uncharacterized protein, whose product is MFIKVESEENMSVPEPLRIKQEEPESLRIKQEKPEPLRIKPEQGDLTTLKEEKEVLNETEEKDQFENLHDFVSGEKSVCSLESANTSKQKRAQNTGTRSNFTCFQCGHSFTLKENLKRHMRIHTGEKPYTCKQCGKSFSQKGHFNIHMRVHTGEKPYTCKQCGKSFSQKGHFNIHMRVHTGEKPYTWRKCGKSFCRKLKLKNHMCIHTLESLFNCQQCGENFTRKGNLNTHMRIHTGEKPYTCQQCGKSFARKGCLNRHMRIHTGEKPSTCKLCGKSFTQKGHLNIHMRVHTREKPYTWRKCGKSFCRKLKLKYHMRIHTLESFFTCQQCGENFTRKESLNKHMRIHTGEKPYMCKQCGKSFACKDNLNRHMRIHTGEKPYTCKQCGKSFAFKENLNRHMRIHTGEKPYTCKQCGKSFIQKVSLGKHMKIHNKKKPY